One segment of Thermodesulfovibrio sp. 3907-1M DNA contains the following:
- a CDS encoding 2-oxoacid:acceptor oxidoreductase family protein — MEQRIIVAGSGGQGILFLGKVIAHAAMKENKEVTWFPSYGAEMRGGTANCMVVISDELIGSPIVKNADYLIVLNEASFNKFTDRIIQGGCLIYDSSIIKNSKCRHDINIYPVEASREASLIANPKLANMVLLGAFVKISGILNIEKVLETIEEIIPPKRKEMIEVNKNLILRGFSIIES, encoded by the coding sequence ATGGAACAACGCATAATAGTAGCAGGTTCTGGTGGACAGGGAATTCTTTTTCTTGGTAAAGTTATTGCTCATGCTGCTATGAAAGAAAATAAAGAGGTAACGTGGTTTCCCTCTTATGGCGCTGAAATGCGAGGAGGAACAGCTAATTGTATGGTTGTTATATCTGACGAGCTTATAGGTTCACCAATAGTGAAAAATGCAGATTATCTCATCGTTTTAAATGAAGCCTCTTTTAATAAATTTACTGATAGAATAATCCAAGGAGGTTGTCTTATTTATGATTCTTCAATAATAAAAAATTCAAAATGTCGGCATGATATTAATATTTATCCTGTGGAAGCTTCTCGGGAAGCATCTTTGATAGCCAATCCCAAACTTGCAAATATGGTTCTTCTCGGAGCTTTTGTGAAAATATCTGGAATACTTAATATAGAAAAAGTTCTTGAAACCATTGAAGAAATTATCCCTCCTAAAAGAAAAGAAATGATTGAGGTTAATAAAAATCTTATACTAAGAGGTTTTTCTATTATTGAAAGTTAG
- a CDS encoding N-acetyltransferase — translation MKVRKALVSDIKSIHRLINEFAKKGEMLPRSLNELYENIRDFFIAEENNEIKGVCALHILWEDLAEIRSLAVKKDSQKKGIGSLLVKKSLNEAKKFGIKRVFVLTYIPDFFKKIGFKELDKSKLPQKIWGDCIRCPKFPECDEVALIYEFME, via the coding sequence TTGAAAGTTAGAAAAGCATTAGTCTCAGATATTAAATCAATTCATAGATTAATCAATGAGTTTGCAAAAAAAGGTGAAATGCTTCCTCGTTCTTTGAATGAATTATATGAAAATATTAGGGACTTTTTTATTGCTGAAGAAAATAATGAAATTAAAGGAGTTTGTGCATTGCATATATTATGGGAAGATCTTGCTGAAATAAGGTCTTTGGCAGTGAAAAAGGATTCACAAAAAAAAGGAATTGGAAGCCTTCTTGTAAAAAAAAGCCTTAATGAAGCTAAAAAGTTCGGAATTAAAAGAGTTTTTGTTTTAACATATATTCCTGATTTTTTTAAAAAAATTGGATTTAAAGAACTTGACAAATCAAAACTTCCTCAAAAAATTTGGGGTGACTGTATTAGATGTCCAAAATTTCCTGAATGTGATGAAGTAGCTCTTATTTATGAGTTTATGGAATAA